From Permianibacter aggregans, a single genomic window includes:
- the trxB gene encoding thioredoxin-disulfide reductase — translation MSRKHVRLLILGSGPAGYSAAVYAARANLNPVIITGMQQGGQLMTTTDVDNWPGDDSGVQGPELMQRMQKHAERFGTEIIFDHIHTVKLQERPFVLVGDSGEYSCDALIIATGASAQYLGMPSEEAFMGRGVSACATCDGFFYKNQVVSVIGGGNTAVEEALYLANIASHVHVVHRRDKFRSEKILQDHLFEKEKAGKVTIHWDHVLDEVLGDDTGVTGIRVKGTKTDETKNIDLAGVFVAIGHKPNTDIFQGQLEMKNGYIIVKSGTEGNATATSIPGVFAAGDVADHIYRQAVTSAGSGCMAALDAEKYLDAQGK, via the coding sequence ATGAGCCGTAAGCATGTGCGTCTGTTGATTCTCGGATCGGGTCCAGCCGGTTATTCGGCAGCCGTTTACGCCGCCCGCGCCAACCTGAATCCGGTGATCATCACCGGTATGCAGCAAGGCGGTCAGCTGATGACGACCACCGATGTCGACAACTGGCCTGGTGATGACAGTGGCGTGCAAGGTCCGGAGCTGATGCAACGGATGCAAAAGCATGCCGAGCGTTTCGGCACTGAAATCATCTTCGACCATATTCACACGGTGAAGCTGCAGGAACGCCCGTTTGTATTGGTGGGTGACAGCGGCGAATACTCCTGCGATGCGTTGATCATTGCGACCGGAGCCTCAGCTCAGTATCTCGGCATGCCGTCTGAAGAAGCGTTCATGGGCCGCGGTGTCTCCGCCTGCGCCACCTGCGACGGTTTCTTCTATAAAAATCAAGTGGTCAGCGTTATCGGTGGTGGCAACACCGCCGTTGAAGAAGCACTCTACCTGGCCAACATCGCCTCGCATGTGCACGTTGTTCACCGCCGCGATAAATTCCGTTCGGAAAAGATTCTGCAGGATCATCTGTTCGAGAAAGAGAAAGCCGGCAAGGTCACGATTCACTGGGATCACGTGCTCGATGAAGTGCTCGGCGATGACACCGGCGTGACCGGCATTCGCGTCAAAGGCACAAAAACTGACGAGACGAAAAATATCGATTTGGCCGGCGTGTTCGTCGCCATCGGCCACAAGCCGAATACCGATATTTTCCAGGGCCAACTGGAAATGAAAAACGGCTACATCATCGTCAAGAGCGGTACCGAAGGCAATGCCACAGCGACCAGTATTCCGGGCGTTTTTGCCGCCGGTGACGTTGCTGATCATATCTACCGTCAAGCGGTCACCTCGGCCGGTTCCGGCTGTATGGCAGCGCTTGATGCCGAGAAGTATCTCGACGCTCAAGGCAAATAA
- the ald gene encoding alanine dehydrogenase, which produces MLIGVPKEIKNHEYRVGMVPASVRELVAHGHSVVVEHNAGIGIGFTDADYEAAGAKILATADEVFAKAEMIVKVKEPQAVERARLREGQILFTYLHLAPDLPQTEDLIKSKATCIAYETVTSNSGGLPLLAPMSEVAGRMSIQAGATALQKANGGRGMLLGGVPGVEPAKVVIIGGGVVGANAAMMAVGMGAETIVLDRNVDVLRRLITQFGTSIQTVFSSQDAIERHVLEADLVIGGVLIPGAAAPKLVTADMVKRMKPGAAIVDVAIDQGGCFETAKATTHADPTYIVDDVVHYCVANMPGAVPRTSTFALNNATLPFIIELANKGAKKALADNVHLRAGLNVHQGKVTYKPVAEGFGMEYVPAEKALGL; this is translated from the coding sequence ATGTTGATTGGTGTACCCAAGGAAATCAAAAACCACGAATATCGGGTAGGTATGGTGCCTGCCAGCGTGCGCGAACTGGTTGCCCACGGCCATAGCGTCGTGGTTGAGCACAACGCCGGCATCGGCATTGGCTTCACTGACGCCGACTACGAAGCCGCTGGCGCCAAAATCCTGGCCACCGCCGACGAGGTATTTGCCAAGGCCGAGATGATCGTCAAGGTCAAAGAGCCGCAAGCCGTTGAGCGTGCCCGTCTGCGCGAAGGCCAAATCCTGTTCACCTATCTGCACCTGGCGCCGGATCTGCCGCAGACCGAAGACTTGATCAAATCAAAAGCCACCTGCATCGCCTATGAAACCGTGACCTCCAATTCCGGCGGCCTGCCGCTGCTGGCGCCAATGTCGGAAGTGGCCGGTCGCATGTCGATTCAAGCCGGCGCCACCGCGCTGCAGAAAGCCAATGGCGGTCGCGGCATGCTGCTCGGCGGCGTACCAGGCGTTGAGCCGGCGAAAGTGGTGATCATCGGTGGTGGTGTCGTCGGTGCCAACGCCGCGATGATGGCCGTCGGCATGGGCGCCGAAACCATTGTGCTGGACCGTAATGTCGACGTGCTGCGTCGCCTGATCACCCAGTTCGGTACCAGCATCCAGACCGTATTCTCCAGCCAGGACGCCATTGAGCGTCACGTACTCGAAGCCGATTTGGTCATTGGCGGTGTGCTGATTCCAGGTGCCGCGGCGCCGAAACTGGTCACCGCCGACATGGTCAAGCGCATGAAGCCGGGGGCGGCAATCGTAGACGTTGCCATCGATCAAGGCGGCTGCTTTGAAACCGCCAAGGCCACGACCCACGCTGACCCAACTTATATTGTTGATGACGTCGTTCACTACTGCGTCGCCAACATGCCGGGTGCGGTGCCGCGCACGTCCACTTTTGCGCTGAACAACGCGACGCTGCCATTCATCATCGAGCTGGCCAACAAGGGCGCGAAGAAAGCATTGGCTGACAACGTTCACCTGCGCGCTGGCTTGAACGTGCATCAAGGCAAAGTGACCTACAAACCAGTCGCCGAAGGCTTTGGCATGGAATATGTGCCGGCCGAGAAAGCGCTGGGTCTGTAA
- the lolA gene encoding outer membrane lipoprotein chaperone LolA, with protein MNRLLVAGLALLTSASLLAQSAADQLSTLLDKTNSYSAQFQQIVSHAQGQKGEKSSGKFELRHPGKFRWEVNKPYQQLLISTGKELWIYEPDIDSVTVNDLEQQLGATPALLLSSDRQSLINSFHINAKSANEYVLTPKDLGANFEKIELRFANGVLVELNLQDSLGSHTQVLFTDAKTNIKLDDSRFQFTPPENADLIDNRRHTE; from the coding sequence ATGAATCGCTTACTCGTTGCCGGATTGGCGCTGCTGACCAGCGCCTCGCTGCTGGCGCAATCGGCCGCCGATCAACTGTCGACACTCCTCGACAAAACCAACAGCTATTCGGCCCAGTTCCAGCAGATCGTCAGCCATGCCCAGGGCCAGAAAGGGGAAAAAAGCAGTGGCAAATTCGAGCTTCGCCATCCAGGTAAATTCCGCTGGGAGGTCAACAAGCCCTATCAGCAGCTGCTGATCAGCACCGGCAAAGAGCTGTGGATTTACGAGCCGGATATCGACAGCGTCACCGTCAATGATCTGGAGCAACAACTGGGCGCGACGCCGGCGTTATTGTTATCGTCCGATCGGCAATCACTGATCAACAGTTTTCATATCAACGCCAAGAGCGCCAATGAATACGTGCTGACGCCAAAAGACTTGGGCGCCAATTTCGAGAAAATCGAATTGCGCTTTGCCAATGGCGTGTTGGTTGAATTGAATCTGCAGGACAGTCTTGGCAGTCACACGCAGGTGCTGTTCACGGATGCGAAAACCAATATCAAACTCGATGACTCGCGCTTTCAATTTACGCCACCAGAAAACGCCGACTTGATTGATAATCGGCGGCATACGGAATAA
- the lrp gene encoding leucine-responsive transcriptional regulator Lrp, whose translation MRARKVLINQLDKVDRRILRELQRDGRLANVELAKRVGLSPTPCLERVKRLEDEGYIQGYYAKLTPAKLSAGLLVFVEIRLTRTASDVFASFKEAVVMLPQVLECHLVSGDFDYLIKARVADMQAYRKLLGETLLTLPHVAGSRSYVVMEEVKETVSIPIPDAS comes from the coding sequence GTGAGAGCAAGAAAAGTCCTGATTAATCAACTAGATAAAGTTGACCGTCGAATTCTGCGCGAGCTTCAGCGTGATGGCCGGCTGGCCAACGTCGAGCTGGCGAAAAGGGTGGGCTTAAGTCCAACGCCTTGCCTGGAACGGGTCAAACGCCTGGAAGACGAGGGCTATATTCAAGGCTATTACGCCAAACTGACGCCAGCCAAACTCTCGGCCGGTCTGCTGGTGTTTGTCGAAATTCGCCTGACTCGCACCGCCTCCGATGTGTTCGCTTCGTTCAAGGAGGCCGTGGTCATGCTGCCGCAGGTGCTGGAATGCCATCTGGTTTCCGGCGATTTCGATTACCTGATCAAGGCTCGGGTTGCTGATATGCAGGCTTACCGCAAGCTGCTCGGCGAAACCCTGCTGACTTTGCCGCATGTCGCCGGCTCGCGTTCCTATGTGGTCATGGAGGAGGTAAAGGAAACGGTGTCGATACCGATTCCGGATGCCTCTTGA
- a CDS encoding cation:proton antiporter gives MDNNIILLALTLVVLISYVFDLGAKHVRIPSVVLLIGSGILIRIGMDSVGWEIPLVGNLLPVIGTMGLILIVLEGALDLSLTRDKMGIMGRAVASAAIGLAITGFLAACVFHYGLGAEWRMAWLSAVPVAVISSAVAIPAARNLSPKFREFVVYESSISDILGVLLFYALLDGKGGFGFTALFSIGNIIVSTAVGVIFAVALYWLINRIEAHVRFVPMIAGIAMLYAGGKLMGLAPLILVMVMGLILNNTFLLRRIPMFERMHDPEFNVELDAFKHLTAEATFIVRTFFFVLLGYQTLLSDLVSFEVWLYAGLLLICCFLPRPLLVRSFGGGKSLEPLVWFAPRGLITILLFLTIPESQKIANLPGGTLMLLVLMSALLLTVGVLRYGDGKIIEQAEAMPSQAKAAAKPERVESEPTPEATESQDKPAGKEA, from the coding sequence TTGGATAACAATATTATTCTGCTGGCGCTAACGCTGGTCGTGCTGATTTCCTATGTGTTTGACCTGGGCGCCAAGCACGTTCGGATTCCGTCGGTTGTGCTGCTGATCGGCTCCGGTATTCTGATTCGCATCGGCATGGATTCGGTCGGTTGGGAAATCCCGCTGGTGGGCAACCTGTTGCCGGTCATTGGCACCATGGGTCTGATCCTGATTGTGCTGGAAGGCGCGCTGGATCTTTCACTGACCCGCGACAAGATGGGCATTATGGGCCGGGCTGTGGCCAGCGCCGCGATTGGTTTGGCGATTACCGGCTTTCTGGCTGCTTGCGTTTTCCACTATGGCCTTGGCGCCGAGTGGCGGATGGCCTGGCTGTCGGCGGTGCCGGTGGCGGTAATCAGTAGCGCGGTAGCGATTCCGGCGGCACGCAACCTGTCGCCGAAATTCCGTGAATTCGTCGTCTATGAAAGCTCGATTTCCGACATTCTCGGCGTGCTGTTGTTCTATGCCTTGCTTGATGGCAAGGGCGGTTTTGGCTTCACGGCGCTGTTTTCCATCGGCAATATCATCGTTTCGACGGCGGTTGGCGTGATTTTCGCCGTCGCGCTGTACTGGCTGATCAACCGTATCGAAGCCCACGTGCGCTTCGTGCCGATGATTGCCGGTATCGCGATGCTCTATGCTGGTGGCAAGCTGATGGGCCTGGCGCCGCTGATCCTGGTCATGGTCATGGGCCTTATTCTGAACAATACCTTCCTGCTACGCCGGATCCCGATGTTCGAGCGCATGCATGACCCGGAATTCAACGTCGAACTGGATGCCTTCAAACACCTGACCGCCGAGGCGACGTTCATCGTTCGCACCTTCTTCTTCGTATTGCTTGGTTATCAGACCCTGCTGTCTGATCTGGTATCGTTTGAAGTCTGGCTGTACGCCGGTCTGCTGTTGATCTGCTGCTTCCTGCCAAGGCCTTTGCTGGTGCGCAGTTTTGGTGGCGGCAAGTCGCTGGAGCCTTTGGTCTGGTTTGCTCCGCGCGGACTGATTACGATTTTGTTGTTCCTGACTATTCCCGAATCACAGAAAATCGCCAATCTGCCGGGCGGTACGCTGATGTTGCTGGTCTTGATGTCTGCGCTGCTGCTGACCGTTGGTGTGCTGCGTTACGGTGACGGCAAGATCATTGAGCAGGCTGAGGCGATGCCATCGCAGGCTAAAGCGGCGGCCAAACCGGAGCGGGTCGAATCTGAGCCGACGCCAGAAGCCACGGAAAGCCAGGACAAACCGGCCGGCAAAGAGGCTTGA
- a CDS encoding replication-associated recombination protein A produces MRPRTLAEYIGQSHLLGPGKPLRRVLEQGHTHSMILWGPPGTGKTTLATMIANTVNADIENISAVLAGVKDIREAVARAQQRLAMGKRTIMFVDEVHRFNKSQQDAFFPFVEDGTLIFIGATTENPSFELNSALLSRARVYVLKSLTDDELRLVLQRALTDPERGLGSMPLQLEDQVTEKLIALADGDARRLLNLLEIASDLAEEQAGNLVVGESAMHSLLGEKTRRFDKGGEQFYDQISALHKSVRGSDPDASLYWLCRMLDGGCDGLYLARRIVRMAIEDIGNADPRALDLCLNAWDVQERLGSPEGELALAQAVIYLACAPKSNAAYMAYNEARADVQNEGSLEVPVHLRNAPTKLMKELGYGRAYRYAHDEPNAFAAGESYFPEGKAEQQYYRPVERGMEIQIREKLQKLKQLNQQARQSGRSKP; encoded by the coding sequence ATGCGGCCACGCACACTGGCCGAGTACATCGGCCAGTCGCATTTGTTGGGGCCGGGAAAGCCGCTGCGCCGGGTGCTGGAACAGGGCCACACGCACTCAATGATTTTGTGGGGGCCGCCAGGCACCGGCAAGACCACGCTGGCGACGATGATTGCCAATACCGTCAATGCCGATATCGAGAATATTTCGGCGGTACTGGCCGGTGTCAAAGACATTCGCGAAGCGGTGGCACGGGCACAACAGCGCCTGGCCATGGGCAAACGCACGATCATGTTTGTCGACGAAGTGCATCGCTTCAACAAATCACAGCAGGATGCATTTTTTCCATTTGTCGAAGACGGCACGCTGATTTTTATTGGCGCAACGACCGAAAATCCTTCATTTGAATTGAACTCAGCGCTGCTGTCGCGAGCCCGTGTTTATGTGCTGAAATCGTTGACCGACGATGAGTTGCGGTTGGTGTTGCAACGGGCTCTGACTGACCCTGAGCGCGGCTTGGGCTCGATGCCATTGCAGCTCGAAGACCAGGTCACCGAAAAATTGATCGCGCTGGCTGACGGTGATGCCCGGCGTTTGCTGAACCTGCTCGAAATCGCCAGTGATCTGGCTGAAGAACAAGCAGGAAATCTGGTCGTTGGGGAGTCAGCAATGCACTCCTTGCTCGGCGAGAAAACCCGCCGTTTCGACAAAGGCGGTGAGCAGTTTTACGATCAGATCTCCGCGCTGCATAAATCGGTGCGCGGTTCCGATCCGGATGCCTCCTTGTATTGGTTATGCCGAATGCTTGATGGCGGATGCGATGGTCTTTACCTGGCGCGTCGCATTGTGCGCATGGCCATCGAGGATATCGGTAACGCCGACCCGCGGGCGTTGGATTTGTGCCTGAATGCCTGGGATGTGCAAGAGCGACTCGGTTCGCCGGAAGGGGAGTTGGCGCTGGCGCAGGCGGTTATTTATTTGGCGTGTGCACCAAAAAGTAATGCTGCCTACATGGCCTACAACGAAGCCCGCGCCGATGTGCAGAACGAAGGCTCGCTGGAAGTGCCGGTTCACCTGCGCAATGCGCCGACCAAGCTGATGAAAGAGCTTGGGTATGGACGCGCTTATCGTTACGCCCATGACGAGCCGAACGCGTTTGCCGCTGGCGAGAGCTATTTCCCTGAAGGCAAAGCGGAACAACAGTATTACCGGCCGGTTGAGCGCGGCATGGAAATCCAGATTCGGGAAAAACTGCAAAAGCTGAAGCAACTGAACCAACAAGCCCGCCAGAGTGGCCGGAGCAAACCGTGA
- the infA gene encoding translation initiation factor IF-1 — protein sequence MAREDCIEMQGTVTETLPNTMFRVQLENGHVITAHISGKMRKNYIRILTGDSVTVEMTPYDLTKGRIIFRAR from the coding sequence ATGGCAAGAGAAGATTGTATTGAGATGCAAGGCACCGTTACTGAAACGTTGCCGAACACCATGTTCCGGGTGCAACTGGAAAATGGTCACGTGATCACCGCCCACATTTCCGGAAAAATGCGCAAGAACTACATCCGCATTCTGACTGGCGACTCGGTGACCGTGGAAATGACGCCATACGATCTGACCAAAGGCCGCATTATTTTCCGCGCCCGCTGA
- the aat gene encoding leucyl/phenylalanyl-tRNA--protein transferase, protein MKQRLTLIDGDIPFPAPANAMAEPNGLLAVGGDLSPNRLLDAYRHGIFPWYGPDDPILWWSPDPRAVFQVNNWQPNVSLKKALRKQQFDVSLNQQFDHVIEACARTPRPGQDGTWITRDIQAAYKRLFRRGSAFSIEVTANGQLFGGMYGVHIGRMVYGESMFSWQTNASKYALAALLFWMKQQALPLLDAQVANAHTTMLGASQMAREEFLDHVATLSTQTVSNECWQPRSLTPLLCGDSR, encoded by the coding sequence ATGAAGCAACGACTGACGCTGATTGACGGCGATATTCCCTTCCCTGCCCCGGCCAATGCCATGGCTGAACCGAACGGCCTGTTGGCTGTTGGCGGTGATTTGTCACCGAACCGACTGCTTGATGCCTATCGTCATGGCATTTTTCCCTGGTATGGCCCGGACGATCCGATTCTTTGGTGGTCACCGGACCCACGGGCGGTATTTCAGGTCAACAATTGGCAGCCGAACGTCTCACTGAAAAAAGCGCTGCGCAAACAGCAATTTGATGTCTCGCTCAATCAGCAATTTGATCACGTCATTGAAGCCTGTGCCCGCACTCCGCGCCCCGGCCAGGACGGCACCTGGATCACCCGTGATATCCAAGCAGCTTATAAACGGCTGTTCCGTCGTGGCTCAGCATTTTCAATTGAAGTGACCGCCAACGGTCAATTATTCGGCGGCATGTACGGAGTACATATCGGCCGTATGGTCTATGGTGAATCGATGTTCAGTTGGCAAACCAACGCCTCAAAATATGCGCTCGCCGCGCTGCTATTTTGGATGAAACAGCAGGCGTTGCCATTGTTGGATGCACAAGTGGCCAATGCCCATACAACGATGCTCGGCGCCAGCCAAATGGCGCGCGAGGAATTCCTCGATCATGTCGCGACACTCTCCACGCAAACCGTGTCGAATGAATGCTGGCAACCCCGTTCATTAACACCATTGTTGTGTGGTGATTCACGATGA
- a CDS encoding DNA translocase FtsK: MSQATRKSKPARSEGIKLPETVRVRLFEAGILSLGLLVLVLLLSLLSFDPTDVAWSFRSSTPKVDNWMGPFGAWFADVGLFLVGYAVWLLPLALAFITWVLFDNRHDLPSRSVWLTKAGGFVLLFFGATMLCARHFDDPASIAAYKSGGVLGHFLDAELTAHLASSGSTLVALALFIIGITLFSGLSWFRLMESLGRAVLSGVGALWSKMAKADEDYEDKRAAAVAREERDDLFRREQERLKERKPVKIEPVVEKIAVAPRVEKQQHKEKQQKLFEEPVEGETPSVNLLRDAGPNKKGISESALEAMSRLVELKLRDFGIDVQVVAVNPGPVITRFEMDLAPGIKASRVTNLAKDLARALAVQSVRVVEVIPGKSTVGLEVPNEQRESVSLREVIASREFDDSKSPLSMALGKDIAGQPVVVDLAKMPHLLVAGTTGSGKSVGLNAMLLSMLYKSTPEQLRLIMIDPKMLELSVYADIPHLLAPVVTDMKDAANALRWAVAEMDRRYKLMAAMGVRNLAGFNRKVEDAIKAGEPITDPLFKPDQNFDQTPPTLETLPAVVVVIDELADMMMIVGKKVEELIARIAQKARAAGIHLILATQRPSVDVITGLIKANVPTRIAFQVSSRIDSRTILDQQGAEQLLGQGDMLYLPPGTSVPTRVHGAYVADEEVHRVVDDWRKRGEPNYIDAITKGGVDSESLTGLDGVGDSGSGGSEDRDALYDEAVYFITEQRRVSVSLIQRKFKIGYNRAARLVEEMEAQGVVSSMASNGNREVLAPPPV, translated from the coding sequence ATGTCTCAGGCAACCCGTAAATCCAAGCCCGCGCGCTCCGAAGGCATCAAGCTGCCGGAAACGGTGCGCGTTCGCTTGTTTGAGGCGGGAATACTGAGTCTGGGTCTGCTGGTGCTGGTATTACTGCTGTCACTGCTCAGCTTCGACCCGACCGATGTTGCCTGGAGTTTTCGCAGCTCGACGCCGAAGGTCGATAACTGGATGGGCCCGTTCGGCGCCTGGTTTGCCGATGTTGGCCTGTTCCTGGTCGGCTACGCCGTTTGGTTGTTGCCGCTGGCGCTGGCATTCATTACTTGGGTACTGTTCGATAATCGTCACGATCTGCCAAGCCGCTCGGTTTGGCTGACCAAGGCCGGTGGCTTTGTGCTGTTGTTTTTTGGCGCGACGATGCTGTGCGCCCGCCATTTTGATGATCCGGCCTCGATCGCTGCTTACAAATCCGGTGGTGTGCTGGGCCATTTTCTCGATGCCGAATTGACCGCACATCTGGCTTCTTCCGGCAGCACGCTGGTGGCGTTGGCGCTGTTCATCATTGGTATTACGTTGTTTTCCGGCCTGAGTTGGTTTCGGTTGATGGAATCCTTGGGGCGGGCGGTGCTGTCCGGTGTTGGCGCGCTGTGGTCAAAGATGGCGAAAGCCGATGAAGATTATGAAGACAAGCGCGCGGCAGCCGTTGCCCGCGAAGAGCGCGATGATCTGTTCCGGCGCGAGCAGGAGCGTTTGAAAGAACGCAAACCAGTCAAGATTGAGCCGGTTGTCGAGAAAATCGCCGTAGCGCCACGGGTCGAGAAACAGCAACACAAAGAAAAACAACAAAAACTGTTTGAAGAGCCGGTCGAAGGCGAAACGCCATCAGTCAATTTGTTGCGTGATGCCGGCCCGAACAAGAAAGGCATTTCCGAAAGCGCGTTGGAAGCGATGTCGCGGCTGGTCGAATTGAAGCTGCGTGATTTCGGCATCGACGTGCAAGTCGTAGCGGTCAATCCGGGTCCGGTCATCACCCGTTTTGAAATGGATTTGGCGCCGGGCATCAAGGCCTCGCGTGTCACCAATTTGGCGAAAGACTTGGCGCGTGCACTCGCGGTGCAATCGGTGCGTGTCGTTGAGGTCATTCCCGGTAAATCGACTGTCGGTCTGGAAGTGCCGAACGAGCAGCGTGAATCGGTCAGCCTGCGTGAAGTGATTGCCTCGCGCGAATTTGACGACTCGAAATCACCGCTGTCGATGGCGCTTGGCAAAGACATCGCCGGCCAGCCGGTTGTTGTCGATTTGGCGAAGATGCCACACCTGCTCGTGGCCGGTACCACCGGTTCCGGTAAATCAGTCGGTTTGAATGCAATGCTGTTGTCGATGCTGTACAAATCGACGCCGGAACAACTGCGCCTGATCATGATCGATCCGAAAATGCTTGAGCTGTCGGTTTATGCCGATATCCCGCATTTGCTGGCGCCGGTCGTCACTGACATGAAAGATGCCGCCAACGCGCTACGTTGGGCCGTTGCCGAAATGGATCGGCGTTACAAGCTGATGGCGGCGATGGGCGTGCGCAATCTGGCCGGTTTCAATCGTAAAGTGGAAGACGCGATCAAAGCCGGCGAACCGATTACTGATCCGTTATTTAAACCTGACCAGAATTTCGACCAAACGCCGCCGACGCTGGAAACCCTGCCGGCTGTTGTCGTTGTCATCGACGAGCTGGCCGACATGATGATGATTGTCGGCAAAAAGGTGGAAGAACTGATCGCTCGTATCGCCCAGAAAGCGCGTGCGGCCGGCATTCACCTGATCCTGGCGACCCAGCGTCCATCGGTCGATGTCATTACCGGTTTGATTAAGGCCAACGTGCCGACCCGGATTGCCTTCCAGGTATCCTCGCGTATCGACTCGCGTACGATTCTCGACCAGCAGGGGGCGGAGCAACTGCTCGGTCAGGGCGACATGCTGTACCTGCCGCCGGGCACCTCGGTGCCGACCCGTGTTCACGGTGCCTATGTTGCTGACGAGGAAGTGCACCGCGTTGTTGATGATTGGCGCAAGCGTGGCGAGCCGAATTATATCGATGCCATTACCAAGGGCGGTGTCGATAGCGAATCGCTGACTGGCCTTGATGGCGTGGGCGACAGTGGTAGCGGTGGCAGTGAAGATCGTGACGCGCTGTACGACGAGGCCGTGTATTTCATTACTGAGCAGCGCCGGGTGTCGGTATCGCTAATCCAGCGCAAATTCAAAATCGGCTACAACCGCGCCGCCCGTCTGGTCGAAGAAATGGAAGCCCAGGGCGTGGTCAGCTCAATGGCCTCGAACGGGAATCGTGAAGTGTTGGCGCCACCGCCGGTATAA
- a CDS encoding arginyltransferase, translating into MNAPEKQWRLPLLLTMESECPYLPEQQSRNAFVDSAIAISTDLYTVLLHNGFRRSGTDIYRPYCKQCQACIPLRVVVDAFHANRSQRRTAKRNQDLQWRIETPPLTDAHYQLYARYLEARHADGGMYPPDRQQFDRFLTAEWADTELVCLYQDQQLVGVMVADRVFDGISAVYSFFEPELPRRSLGVQLVLSLIDYTRSLGLAYCYLGYYISRCAKMNYKAQYQPVEALLDGKWEPYQV; encoded by the coding sequence ATGAATGCACCGGAAAAACAATGGCGTTTACCGCTGCTGCTGACCATGGAGTCGGAATGCCCTTACCTGCCGGAGCAGCAGTCGCGGAATGCTTTTGTCGACAGCGCCATAGCAATCTCCACCGATTTGTATACCGTGCTGCTACACAACGGTTTTCGCCGTTCAGGAACCGATATTTATCGTCCCTACTGCAAGCAATGCCAAGCCTGTATCCCGCTGCGCGTCGTCGTCGACGCATTTCATGCCAACCGTAGCCAGCGACGCACCGCCAAGCGCAATCAGGATTTGCAGTGGCGTATCGAAACGCCACCACTGACTGACGCCCACTACCAGCTTTATGCCCGCTACCTGGAAGCCAGGCATGCAGATGGCGGCATGTATCCACCGGACCGACAGCAGTTCGACCGCTTCCTGACTGCAGAATGGGCTGATACCGAGCTGGTTTGCCTTTATCAGGATCAGCAGCTTGTCGGCGTCATGGTTGCCGACCGGGTGTTTGATGGCATATCGGCAGTGTATTCGTTTTTCGAACCGGAGCTGCCCCGGCGCAGCCTGGGCGTTCAATTGGTGTTGAGCCTGATCGACTACACCCGCTCACTGGGACTGGCGTATTGTTATCTCGGTTATTACATCAGCCGCTGCGCTAAAATGAACTACAAGGCGCAGTATCAACCGGTGGAAGCCCTGCTTGACGGCAAATGGGAGCCGTACCAAGTTTGA
- the crcB gene encoding fluoride efflux transporter CrcB: MNPVFSLSVLAAIAGGAAAGALLRYLTSVAMFHWYGDRFPLATLLVNVVGSFIAGYLLLAISRGQFSELVRMLVIVGFCGALTTFSTFAVETVTLLQQGELIKALLNVGFNMVLCLVAVALGFALARSLLN, translated from the coding sequence GTGAATCCTGTGTTTTCGTTGAGCGTACTGGCCGCGATTGCTGGTGGTGCCGCTGCAGGGGCTCTGTTACGCTATTTGACCAGCGTTGCGATGTTTCATTGGTACGGCGATCGATTCCCGCTGGCGACCTTACTGGTCAATGTTGTCGGCTCATTTATTGCTGGGTATTTATTGCTGGCGATCAGCCGCGGCCAGTTCTCCGAGCTGGTGCGCATGCTGGTTATCGTTGGTTTTTGTGGTGCGTTGACGACGTTTTCGACCTTTGCTGTCGAAACGGTCACGCTGTTGCAGCAGGGCGAATTGATTAAAGCGCTGCTGAATGTTGGTTTCAATATGGTGTTGTGTCTGGTGGCGGTGGCGCTCGGTTTTGCTCTGGCGCGCAGCTTGCTCAATTGA